In Nitratireductor basaltis, the following are encoded in one genomic region:
- a CDS encoding FadR/GntR family transcriptional regulator, producing the protein MLELPGGGRRYLEIAQNIAESISAGTYKTGDRLPPERELAATLGVSRTTVREALLALEIMRFVEIRIGSGVFVLPENLREKSRGDLLPVEEVGPWEVLEARRMVEGESAFRAAQRATEKQIAAMEDCLRRMEARIDDIPRFDQADAEFHMLIAAAAGNSVVENYVAHLWQLRGSSLWNRWYDATRHPANRRQSVEDHKAIFKAIKRGLPEVAKTAMCAHIDVLAERFFDLSL; encoded by the coding sequence ATGCTTGAACTGCCCGGCGGTGGCCGCCGCTATCTCGAAATCGCGCAGAACATTGCCGAAAGCATTAGTGCAGGAACCTATAAGACAGGCGACCGTCTGCCGCCCGAACGCGAATTGGCTGCCACCCTAGGCGTTAGTCGCACGACGGTGCGCGAAGCCTTGTTGGCGCTGGAAATCATGCGTTTTGTGGAAATTCGCATCGGTTCAGGCGTGTTCGTGCTTCCGGAAAACCTTCGTGAGAAGTCGCGTGGCGACCTGCTCCCGGTCGAAGAGGTAGGCCCATGGGAAGTGCTTGAGGCGCGTCGGATGGTTGAGGGTGAATCCGCTTTCCGTGCTGCCCAACGCGCCACCGAGAAGCAGATAGCTGCCATGGAGGACTGCCTTCGGCGGATGGAGGCGCGCATCGATGACATCCCGCGTTTCGATCAGGCCGATGCAGAGTTTCATATGCTGATCGCAGCCGCGGCGGGCAACAGTGTCGTGGAAAACTATGTCGCGCATCTTTGGCAGCTACGCGGCAGCTCGCTTTGGAACCGCTGGTATGACGCTACCCGCCATCCCGCCAATCGCCGACAATCCGTTGAAGATCACAAAGCGATCTTCAAGGCGATCAAACGCGGTCTACCGGAAGTCGCAAAGACAGCCATGTGTGCGCATATCGACGTGCTTGCCGAGCGCTTTTTCGATCTCAGTCTTTGA
- a CDS encoding tripartite tricarboxylate transporter permease, which translates to MADAFSLLLTWQNLLLLLAGTGLGIVVGAIPGLTASMLIALTLPLTFHMDPVSAVTLLIGEYVGGISGGLITAILLRMPGTPASIVTTFDGYPMAQDNRAERALALGILASVVGGIISWVFLAGMSPSLARFALQFGPWEYFTLVLMALVMLAALAHSSMVKGLLAAALGMAFALPGIDSSVGQARLTFGSDALLSGFGLLPVLIGAFAISQILRDSCSVDSGTATALPKSRLPVAWSDARQHGANMVRSSVIGTWIGLLPGIGANIAALVAYSTAKQLSKEPDSFGKGHEPGVVAGESANNASIGGALIPLITMGIPGSVTEAILIGALTIHNLQPGPLLFQNAPEIAYGIIAAYLVANIIMLVLMWSAVKYIARLAQIPRAGLLGCILIFCVVGSYAVNNSFIDVWVMIGFGVIGLGLEAARVPLGPFVIGFVLSPIAEEQLRASLMMSDGDVTEILTRPYALLFLALAALTLMWPVILERIRSGRTRLESDHA; encoded by the coding sequence ATGGCTGACGCATTTTCCCTTCTGCTCACTTGGCAAAACCTGCTGCTTTTGCTCGCAGGAACCGGGCTCGGCATCGTCGTTGGCGCGATTCCCGGCTTGACTGCGTCAATGCTGATCGCGCTGACGCTTCCACTGACGTTCCATATGGACCCGGTAAGCGCGGTTACGCTGCTGATCGGTGAATATGTCGGCGGCATCTCAGGCGGTCTGATAACGGCGATCTTGCTTCGGATGCCTGGCACTCCGGCTTCCATTGTCACGACGTTCGACGGCTACCCGATGGCCCAGGACAACCGTGCGGAGCGGGCACTTGCACTGGGCATTTTGGCTTCCGTCGTCGGCGGGATCATCTCCTGGGTGTTCCTGGCCGGCATGTCACCTTCACTGGCGCGCTTTGCCCTGCAATTTGGCCCTTGGGAATATTTCACACTGGTGTTGATGGCGCTGGTCATGCTCGCAGCTCTTGCACACAGTTCAATGGTCAAGGGATTGCTTGCTGCGGCACTTGGCATGGCCTTCGCCCTGCCAGGCATCGATAGCTCGGTTGGACAGGCCCGGCTCACTTTCGGATCAGATGCATTGCTTTCTGGCTTCGGCCTGCTTCCAGTCCTGATCGGGGCATTTGCCATCAGCCAGATTCTGCGCGATTCCTGTTCTGTCGACAGCGGGACTGCGACAGCACTGCCAAAGTCACGATTGCCCGTCGCATGGTCGGATGCTCGCCAGCACGGTGCGAATATGGTGCGGTCATCCGTGATTGGTACTTGGATCGGGCTACTGCCCGGTATCGGGGCTAATATCGCAGCACTGGTCGCCTATTCCACGGCCAAACAACTCTCCAAAGAGCCGGACAGCTTTGGCAAAGGCCATGAGCCGGGCGTTGTTGCGGGCGAGAGCGCCAATAACGCTTCGATCGGCGGCGCGCTCATACCACTCATTACGATGGGCATTCCCGGCAGCGTAACCGAGGCCATACTCATAGGCGCGCTCACGATCCATAATCTGCAGCCTGGTCCGCTTCTGTTCCAAAACGCACCCGAAATTGCCTACGGCATCATTGCCGCGTACCTGGTCGCCAATATCATCATGCTGGTGCTTATGTGGAGCGCCGTGAAATATATCGCACGCCTGGCGCAAATCCCCCGCGCAGGCCTCCTCGGTTGCATACTCATTTTCTGTGTTGTCGGCTCCTATGCAGTAAACAACAGCTTCATCGATGTATGGGTGATGATCGGCTTTGGCGTGATTGGCCTCGGGCTTGAGGCAGCACGGGTTCCCCTCGGCCCATTCGTGATCGGCTTCGTTCTGAGCCCGATCGCCGAAGAGCAACTTCGCGCCTCCCTCATGATGTCCGACGGCGATGTAACGGAGATCCTGACGCGCCCCTATGCGCTGCTGTTCCTTGCCTTGGCTGCGCTTACCCTGATGTGGCCTGTCATCCTTGAACGCATCCGATCAGGCCGCACCCGACTGGAGAGTGATCATGCTTGA
- a CDS encoding tripartite tricarboxylate transporter TctB family protein: MKSPKRLGFEAYADLALVLFIVLGASLLLYGASFLPEPRFEPLGSAALPRGLAILLLFFASIIAVRAFGKTADDEGNQSAGNEAVPEKAFWRGWAMFAALVLYVAALDFFAVPFVIATALMLLASGLILNGFSLRSAFVFGLVGVLLALSLSFVFTNFLYVDLG; this comes from the coding sequence ATGAAGTCTCCGAAGCGACTTGGCTTTGAGGCCTACGCAGATCTGGCGCTGGTTTTGTTCATAGTGCTGGGAGCAAGTCTGCTTCTCTATGGGGCATCCTTCTTGCCAGAGCCTCGCTTTGAACCGTTAGGCTCGGCCGCACTTCCGCGCGGCCTTGCGATCCTGCTGTTGTTCTTTGCCTCGATCATCGCGGTGCGTGCTTTCGGCAAAACCGCGGATGACGAAGGTAACCAAAGTGCCGGCAATGAAGCTGTTCCAGAAAAAGCATTTTGGCGGGGCTGGGCGATGTTCGCCGCTCTTGTGCTTTATGTGGCCGCTCTCGACTTCTTTGCCGTGCCCTTCGTTATAGCAACTGCCCTTATGTTGCTCGCCAGCGGGCTGATACTAAATGGGTTCAGCCTCCGATCGGCTTTTGTCTTCGGGCTGGTTGGCGTGCTCCTGGCGCTATCGCTGAGTTTCGTGTTCACGAACTTCCTCTATGTGGATCTCGGCTGA
- a CDS encoding tripartite tricarboxylate transporter substrate binding protein encodes MSFNVKRSVRQLVGAGLVAGLAVLTTAPVGPIMGSAAVAQEFPSKPLKVIVPFKPGGRTDVVARMMGEKIKENGWLSQPMAVVNADGGAGANAVNQMKREEADGHTIVHWHHQLLIASAMKLGDFGLDDFKSIGYTGGGSPVWVVREDAPFETLDDLVAHLKAEPRSLVEAVGIGTIPHFVGAMLANEAGFETRYVTANSAADRLRLVLGGNADIALFAASEFLAQGDGLKALVYFGRERLPDMPDVPTATELGYDVTWANPNWWLAPSDAPDEAVTALAAALEKAINDPEIVKYFNENTLEPYWTSGAEAMADAEKTLEQLNAVAATIQ; translated from the coding sequence ATGTCATTCAACGTAAAAAGGTCTGTAAGACAGCTTGTCGGTGCCGGTCTTGTTGCTGGCTTGGCGGTGCTAACCACGGCACCGGTTGGGCCAATTATGGGCAGTGCGGCTGTCGCACAGGAATTTCCAAGCAAGCCCCTGAAAGTGATCGTTCCGTTCAAGCCGGGCGGCCGTACCGATGTCGTGGCGCGCATGATGGGCGAGAAGATCAAGGAGAACGGTTGGCTCAGTCAGCCCATGGCAGTGGTCAATGCTGATGGCGGGGCCGGTGCCAATGCGGTCAATCAAATGAAGCGGGAAGAAGCGGATGGGCATACGATAGTTCATTGGCATCATCAGTTGCTGATTGCTTCCGCAATGAAACTCGGCGACTTCGGCTTGGATGACTTCAAGTCCATTGGTTATACGGGTGGCGGCAGTCCTGTCTGGGTGGTGCGAGAAGATGCTCCCTTCGAAACTCTGGATGATCTTGTCGCGCATCTAAAGGCAGAGCCGCGCAGCCTGGTCGAGGCAGTTGGTATCGGTACGATCCCGCATTTCGTCGGCGCCATGCTCGCCAATGAAGCAGGCTTCGAAACGCGTTACGTGACAGCCAACAGCGCTGCCGATCGATTGCGGCTCGTTCTTGGCGGCAATGCCGACATCGCCCTTTTCGCGGCTTCGGAATTCCTTGCTCAGGGCGACGGGCTGAAGGCTCTTGTCTATTTTGGTCGCGAGCGCCTGCCGGACATGCCGGATGTGCCAACGGCAACAGAGCTTGGCTATGACGTGACTTGGGCCAACCCGAACTGGTGGCTCGCGCCATCTGACGCGCCGGACGAAGCGGTCACAGCGTTGGCGGCAGCGCTGGAGAAGGCGATCAACGATCCCGAGATCGTGAAATATTTCAATGAGAATACACTCGAACCGTACTGGACGAGCGGGGCTGAAGCCATGGCGGATGCCGAAAAGACGCTTGAGCAGCTGAACGCTGTAGCCGCCACCATCCAGTAA
- a CDS encoding formylglycine-generating enzyme family protein, producing MFAEQCLKRSSDTTPRRFVTLEGGQSWVGTHRQLFREDGEGPPRKVRIKPFRIDPHTVTVRWFTEFVEQTGYLTDAEHYGWSLVFHSFVADAQNYRRVIETPWWLQVESADWKHPFGPASAIEGLEDHPVTHVSWNDARAFAAWAGGRLPSEAEWEYAARGGSPGATYPWGEAEPDDELVLCNIWQGDFPRHNTAKDGFAGTAPVRSFSPNGYGLYNMSGNVWEWCADLFRVRSLTSSAKRRNAAAVTANQRVMKGGSFLCHRSYCHRYRISARTAASADSSTSHVGFRIVVDH from the coding sequence GTGTTTGCTGAACAATGCTTGAAGAGGTCTTCAGACACTACGCCTAGGCGCTTCGTCACTTTGGAAGGTGGGCAGTCGTGGGTCGGTACTCACCGTCAGCTATTCCGCGAGGACGGGGAAGGTCCTCCCCGGAAGGTGCGCATAAAGCCGTTCCGGATAGATCCACATACCGTGACCGTTCGGTGGTTTACGGAGTTCGTAGAGCAGACAGGTTATCTGACGGATGCTGAGCACTATGGGTGGTCTCTTGTCTTTCACAGCTTCGTAGCGGACGCACAAAACTACCGCCGCGTCATCGAAACACCTTGGTGGCTCCAGGTCGAGAGCGCTGATTGGAAGCATCCATTTGGTCCAGCGTCCGCGATAGAAGGCCTGGAAGATCACCCGGTCACCCATGTCTCATGGAACGACGCACGGGCCTTCGCCGCCTGGGCGGGCGGTCGACTGCCATCGGAAGCAGAGTGGGAATATGCAGCGCGCGGCGGAAGCCCAGGCGCGACATATCCCTGGGGCGAGGCAGAGCCGGACGACGAGCTTGTGCTCTGCAACATTTGGCAAGGTGACTTTCCCCGCCACAATACGGCGAAGGACGGCTTTGCAGGAACTGCTCCGGTCAGAAGTTTCTCACCGAATGGATATGGCCTCTACAACATGTCCGGCAATGTCTGGGAATGGTGCGCGGACCTCTTCCGCGTCCGCTCACTCACCAGTAGCGCCAAACGGCGCAATGCCGCAGCCGTAACAGCAAACCAGCGCGTCATGAAAGGAGGCTCCTTCCTCTGCCACCGATCCTATTGCCATCGCTATCGCATATCCGCGAGGACCGCTGCCAGTGCAGATAGCTCGACCAGCCATGTCGGCTTTCGTATCGTCGTGGATCACTAG
- a CDS encoding winged helix-turn-helix domain-containing protein, which translates to MGLRLPSEQDLCRQLAVSRTVVRNAISRLRDDDLVDKIRGSGAFVLECPTSTTSRAHLTKALVSTLKRCRTCSNVRRCAC; encoded by the coding sequence GTGGGGCTTCGGTTGCCGTCGGAACAGGACCTGTGCCGCCAACTCGCGGTGTCGCGAACGGTTGTGAGGAATGCAATATCGCGGCTCAGAGACGATGACCTTGTCGATAAAATCCGTGGTTCAGGTGCGTTCGTGCTGGAGTGTCCAACAAGCACCACCTCCCGCGCCCATCTAACTAAAGCTTTGGTTTCAACGTTGAAGCGATGTCGGACGTGCTCGAATGTCAGGAGATGCGCATGCTGA
- a CDS encoding FadR/GntR family transcriptional regulator, with amino-acid sequence MLIEGEMAYLAAERWAPDDMARLETALANMSREEDELGTVDEDLAFRAAIVAASHNKMGIAVYASKMPSIRIGMNMQRGVYKLLPKSRKPQGLKEHRAILDLIRDRKAAEVRDAIYNHISYFHSDLRRYG; translated from the coding sequence ATGCTGATAGAGGGCGAGATGGCGTATCTGGCGGCTGAACGATGGGCACCAGATGACATGGCGCGGCTGGAGACAGCCTTGGCAAACATGTCTCGAGAAGAAGATGAACTGGGCACAGTCGATGAGGATCTTGCCTTCCGTGCAGCTATTGTAGCTGCATCACACAATAAGATGGGGATAGCAGTTTATGCATCCAAGATGCCAAGTATCCGTATTGGGATGAACATGCAGAGGGGCGTGTACAAACTGCTTCCCAAGTCACGCAAGCCACAGGGGCTCAAAGAGCACAGAGCTATCTTGGATTTGATACGCGACCGCAAGGCAGCGGAAGTGCGTGATGCGATATACAATCATATTTCCTACTTCCATTCTGATCTTCGGAGATATGGGTAG
- a CDS encoding D-lyxose/D-mannose family sugar isomerase, which translates to MLIGGISTVNGDNIDDVFNEPIGQFSAIEENVLPIHLLVSVF; encoded by the coding sequence ATGCTGATCGGCGGGATCTCGACCGTTAACGGTGATAATATTGATGATGTCTTTAACGAGCCAATCGGTCAATTTTCCGCCATCGAAGAAAACGTGCTGCCGATCCACCTACTGGTATCAGTCTTTTGA
- a CDS encoding GntR family transcriptional regulator: MEDARFDKAQNAVIDDATKTAPVQRSGAYEGFLKCLMQGVFRPGRLVTQREICDATGSPITAVREALKRLEGEGIVELIAKKGVILREITADEVREIYQLRKLVEVPAVQIYALNHDPEEVATLRRKTMEIINAPMETAEERQALVQKRTQLDWDLHQTFLRALQSSLVDSIYRNLETRQMLVRLQLPPRYLSHGEAFAEHYAILDAIVERAPDKAARLLADHLDTAQQRFLDAIEY, encoded by the coding sequence ATGGAAGATGCACGTTTCGATAAAGCACAGAACGCGGTCATAGACGACGCCACCAAGACGGCGCCCGTTCAAAGATCGGGTGCCTATGAAGGCTTTCTGAAATGCCTTATGCAAGGCGTCTTCAGACCCGGAAGGCTTGTCACGCAGCGGGAGATCTGTGACGCGACAGGATCGCCCATCACCGCTGTGCGCGAGGCTCTGAAGCGGCTGGAAGGCGAAGGCATCGTGGAGTTGATTGCCAAGAAGGGCGTCATCCTGCGCGAAATCACCGCTGACGAGGTGCGTGAGATTTACCAGCTGCGCAAGCTAGTCGAAGTGCCGGCGGTACAGATTTATGCGCTGAACCACGATCCTGAGGAGGTGGCCACGCTCCGCCGCAAGACGATGGAGATCATTAATGCGCCGATGGAGACCGCCGAAGAACGGCAGGCTCTGGTCCAGAAACGAACGCAGCTAGATTGGGACCTTCACCAAACCTTCCTGCGCGCGCTCCAAAGCAGCCTTGTAGACTCGATTTACCGCAATCTAGAGACCCGGCAAATGCTAGTCCGCCTGCAGCTACCGCCCCGATATCTCAGTCATGGCGAGGCCTTTGCCGAGCATTACGCGATTCTGGACGCCATAGTAGAGAGGGCCCCAGACAAAGCCGCGCGTCTTCTTGCAGACCATCTTGACACCGCGCAGCAGAGATTCCTTGACGCCATCGAGTATTGA